Proteins encoded within one genomic window of Rossellomorea vietnamensis:
- a CDS encoding nucleotidyltransferase domain-containing protein, protein MVLEKVIKKINIQSEYKTFVEEYTASLLSEFSGKIHSIYMCGSIPKGTAKPFESDADFTIVCERPEDIDYDRVSCLKDQVLQKYRFVTKVDTVICSLDDVRSKPNEWGFWIKIICVCIHGTDIGEEVPPILISPEFILDLNSDTQEAVDRVRGFLSNANNDTLKSRYTKGYSKKLIRALYSLVLEDTGVWQDDISKMKNGILDYCTIDSALVDYLFACYLDSHVDVEEFLGNAEEVYRYIEKALTALAASRNTPSEI, encoded by the coding sequence ATGGTTTTGGAGAAGGTTATAAAGAAGATCAATATTCAGAGTGAGTACAAGACTTTTGTAGAGGAGTATACAGCTAGCTTGCTTTCAGAGTTCAGTGGGAAGATTCACAGTATTTATATGTGTGGCTCCATTCCCAAAGGTACTGCTAAGCCATTTGAGTCTGATGCAGATTTTACAATAGTATGTGAAAGACCAGAAGATATAGATTATGATAGAGTATCGTGTCTGAAGGACCAGGTTTTACAAAAATATCGATTCGTAACGAAGGTTGATACGGTTATTTGTTCACTGGATGATGTAAGAAGTAAGCCCAATGAATGGGGATTTTGGATCAAGATCATCTGTGTTTGTATACATGGTACTGATATTGGTGAAGAAGTACCGCCTATTCTTATTTCACCTGAGTTCATATTAGACTTAAATTCAGACACTCAAGAGGCAGTGGATCGCGTTCGCGGTTTTCTATCTAATGCCAATAATGACACACTGAAATCCAGATATACCAAAGGGTACTCAAAGAAATTAATTCGTGCATTATACTCTTTGGTTTTAGAAGATACAGGGGTATGGCAAGATGACATTTCTAAGATGAAGAATGGCATATTAGATTATTGCACGATTGATTCAGCATTAGTTGACTATCTGTTTGCGTGTTACTTGGATAGTCATGTAGATGTTGAAGAATTTCTGGGGAATGCAGAAGAAGTATATCGTTATATTGAGAAGGCTTTAACTGCATTGGCTGCTTCCAGAAATACTCCTTCAGAAATATAA
- a CDS encoding glycerophosphodiester phosphodiesterase, producing the protein MKLFAHRGVSGEAPENTLTAFKAAAESGAHGIELDVQLSKDGQIVVIHDETIDRTTNGTGYVKDLTWEQLRTYDAGNWFHPSFKGESIPSLEEVLDVVTTHRDSIIINIELKNDQIDYPQLEDKVLELLKEKGMKEQTIISSFNAESLKRVRELDPDIETGFLFEGIPANILDRIKPLQVNAIHCEAVFAQSPTGRIVMEMGIPLRVYTINTMEEFQLVKKAGVEVVMTDYPGLFLDHL; encoded by the coding sequence ATGAAATTATTTGCTCATCGCGGAGTGAGTGGAGAGGCTCCGGAGAACACATTGACTGCGTTTAAAGCAGCAGCTGAGTCAGGTGCCCACGGGATTGAACTGGACGTACAGCTGTCAAAAGACGGCCAGATCGTCGTCATCCATGATGAAACCATCGATCGCACCACGAATGGAACCGGCTATGTGAAGGATTTGACGTGGGAGCAGCTCAGAACTTATGACGCCGGAAATTGGTTTCACCCCTCTTTCAAAGGAGAGTCCATTCCTTCATTAGAGGAGGTCCTGGATGTGGTGACCACGCATCGTGACTCGATCATCATCAATATCGAGCTGAAGAACGATCAAATCGACTACCCACAGTTGGAAGATAAGGTCCTGGAGCTGCTCAAAGAAAAAGGAATGAAAGAACAGACGATTATTTCTTCTTTCAATGCCGAGAGTCTGAAAAGGGTCAGAGAGCTTGATCCTGATATTGAGACAGGTTTCCTTTTTGAAGGGATACCAGCAAATATTCTGGACCGGATCAAGCCCTTACAGGTCAACGCTATCCACTGTGAGGCGGTGTTCGCTCAATCGCCAACGGGGAGAATCGTCATGGAGATGGGAATTCCGTTGCGTGTTTATACCATCAATACAATGGAAGAATTTCAGTTGGTGAAAAAAGCAGGTGTTGAGGTTGTCATGACTGATTATCCGGGGTTGTTTTTGGATCATCTATAG